The genomic region GGCGGAGCAGGATATATCGGCAGTCACGCCGTTAAAGCATGTATAGACAAAGGATATGACGTTGTGGTGTTGGATAATTTATCAACCGGCCATGACCAAGCCGTTGATCCGCGAGCAATTTTTGTGAAGGGAAACCTGGGTGACGAAAGTTTACTGAAGAAGATTTTTTTACAACACAAGATACAAGCTGTGATGCATTTTGCGGCCCACAGTTTGGTTGGAGAATCGGTACAAGAGCCTCTTAAATATTACGACAATAATGTATCGGCAACTGTGACATTGATTAAAGAAATGTTAAGGCATAATGTCAAACGGTTTATCTTCTCATCAACTGCGGCAACTTACGGCATTCCTGATGCAGAACTTATAGATGAAACTTGCCCTACCAATCCGATTAACCCTTATGGCAGATCAAAGTTAATGGTAGAGCAGATGTTGGACGATGCAGCCAAGGCGTATGGGTTATCTTATGTCAGTTTGCGCTACTTTAATGCAGCCGGTGCTGATGAATCTGGGAAAATTGGCGAGGACCACGATCCCGAAACCCATTTGATT from Caldalkalibacillus thermarum harbors:
- the galE gene encoding UDP-glucose 4-epimerase GalE, translated to MILIIGGAGYIGSHAVKACIDKGYDVVVLDNLSTGHDQAVDPRAIFVKGNLGDESLLKKIFLQHKIQAVMHFAAHSLVGESVQEPLKYYDNNVSATVTLIKEMLRHNVKRFIFSSTAATYGIPDAELIDETCPTNPINPYGRSKLMVEQMLDDAAKAYGLSYVSLRYFNAAGADESGKIGEDHDPETHLIPLVLQHLLGKRESISVFGTDYDTPDGTCIRDYIHVTDLADAHVLALQQLLEEDQVAEVYNLGNGAGYSVKEVIETCEKVTGLKANVVIADRRPGDPPRLVASSEKIHNRLGWKPKYDLEAIIQTAWHWHKQHPNGYDKE